From the Lathyrus oleraceus cultivar Zhongwan6 chromosome 3, CAAS_Psat_ZW6_1.0, whole genome shotgun sequence genome, the window ATACAACAATTAGACCAGATAAACAAGCAAAAGGCTCGAAAGCAAAATTGAGATAAATCTTGTGATGGAGCTAGTTTCCAGCATTTTCTTCAAGCTGCGGCAAAAGAATCATATCTAATTCCTCAAAGGAAGTCAAAACCATCCAAGCGATCCAACATTAAAGTGCAATGCTCAAGAATTATTTTCTAAAGCCTTTTAATTCTTGGAATTGTTTAAGAAACCGTaaaacaacatcaacaaccaAGCCTTATCCCACTAAGTGGGGTCGGCTACATGGAACTTTTTAAGAAACCGTCCGAGGGAAATAATTTCAAAATTGACATCCTGAGTTTTCAAAACACAAACCTGGCCAGTGTCAAACATATTACAGACATAAATGCCAAAATCCCGTTGCAGCCACACAATGTCTCTATCTGCTCCATGCAATACCTAACTAATCATGAATCAGTCAAAAGAAATAACCAAGTCTATTGAATAAAAGAAACATCAATAGTGGGAATCTAACCTTTTTCTTGGTAGGGTCCTTGAAAAATTCCCTCAGGTGTGTTCCAACATGATCACGGAGCTTCAGAGTATCTACAATAAAATCTTCAGTCCGGGTTGATATTTGCATCAAGCAAGTCAAACCTTGAAAAGACCGATATTGATTATGTTCCAAATCCACCTAATTTTCAAAGTCAAGATATTAATGTCTAAAAAATATGTTAATGAAAGTGATGAAAGAATATAGAATATAAATCCAATATTCAATAAACATATCAAAAGCCATCTGTACACAGGGAGACAATAAAAGAGTACAAATTTTCCACAGTACAGAACAAGATCATAATTTTTTATAAAGAAAAAACCAAGAATCATCGGAAAAACGCTTAATCAACTTAGATTTATGATCACAGCAAGAGAAACATAAATTCAAACAGAAAAATGAACCAAACATATATGAGAAACAAGATGAGCATGTCACCATATTAACTTCAATAAATCATCTACAACAAGAAAGACATCAGACGAAGGGTAAAATAACATTTTACTTTCATTTATGAGCATGCCAATAAGCTTGCAAGGCTAGAGCTTAAGATTTGCAGAATATGCACACCTTCCAAATGAAATTAACAGCTTAATAAAGaataaaaatttattttgaaaattatCCTTAGTCAGCTACCTACATTATAAACAATAAGGTCCCCATAAAAATGAAGGGGGAGATGCACAACGTAAACAATTAATCAAAATATATTAAGTGTTACAGCACAAGGAATGAAAGCACAGCTTAATAACCAAGTAACATTATATCTCCAAAACATGAAGTTTCTAGAAGAAATTGAGTTTGTTGTCACCATTCAAGAACTGCTCAATAGGCAACAGAACTGGAATTCTATTCATTGGATTTATTTTCTTCATATTGATTACAAACAAAAACCAAATATCTTAAGAACAAAATGTCAGAAATTAGTTTTCATGTCATGAACCAAGAGGTATGAGTATGACAACTAACATATAATGAAGGAAACTATTTAGCAAAAAATTAGTTGATAGCATTTATGTTATACCGCAAATTCATCAACAGAGCTCAGCTTAGCAGCTAACTCCTTCAATCCTTTGACATCCTCCACAAGTTTGAAAGGTGTGCATTCCAGTGGGGGAGGCATTACTGGTACAAGGCTCTCAATATCACCTTTATCAACAAAATCAAAAACAGAGAGTTTTTCCTGAAACATAAATCAATTTTTGCACAATAAAATAAGAGACAATagaattaataataataaagtaTAAATCATAAACCAGCATCATCGACGTGTTATACAGTTTAAAGTCTTCGTCACATGAACTGTGTATGAACTTAGTTGGACCAAAATCAGCAGAAAATACATAATACACAGTTGGAATGAAAAGTGAATGTGGTGGGTATGGAAGAAAACAGTCCAATAAATACCCTTCATGCATAACGAGTGGTACTCTAGAATGAAAAGTTGAAAACAACCCAAATAAATACCACCAAAACAACCACAATAGTAGCTACATTGTTAACGACATTTCTCAGCACACACATAAGAGATGAAGAATTGAATGCAAAGCAAATTCCaaccaccaccaacaacaacCAAGCCTTATCCCACTAAGTGGGGTCGCCTACATGAATCAACTTTCGCCATAATGTTCTATACAGGACAACACTTCTAACATCCATTAGTGATTAATGACTCTGCAATAGTGCAGTTTTGCGCCCACAGAGGGGAGCAAAACATGCAAAAGTGCACGGCAGAGCAAACTCCAACCACAAACAAAATATCATTCTGGTACCAAGTTTTAATGCTCCACTCCACCCACACAAGTACAACACTAGATATACTCAATATTACAATTTACAATGATGAAAGGGTGCCAAAAGAAACTATCCTAAGGTATGATTGCAACAACGTCAGGCCAACATATAAACAGTGCTGTCAAATGGGTGCCATGGTTGAGTGACACTTTAATCAACAAACAAGCATAAAAAATGATAGGAAGAAATTGAGTAGACTGAACCAACCAGCGGATGTATAAACCTTTGACCATCTTCACTCTTTTCCAACCAAACATGTTCAAAAGGTTGATTAGAGTTATCAACCACAAGGTTATAATGATACTGAGGTTTCCTTAGAGTGTGTACATGAAACGACACTTTCGGTTTCTTTCCATTGGCTTCATGACCCAAATAACCAAAAACCCCTTTCTTCCCCTTCTTAAACTTGAAAAACCCGTCCTCCCCTTCCTCCATATCTTGCTCCTTCAGAACCCTATGAAACTCATCCACAATCTCGTCAACAAGCTCCAAAACGTCGTCGTTTGCATTAACAATCCATTCGTAAGCATCATCGATGTCGGCGGGGAAAGACGAACCTATACCCCAAATGTTCTCTGAGGAACCGATTTGGTTTAACATTGACTGTGATTTTCTGGCGATTTCTTCGATAAGGTGTCTGAATTCGGGGAAGTTGTAGTGGAAGCGGAAGTCGTCGGAGGAGGGAATGGATTGTGTGGAAGTGGAAAGGTCTAATAGGTGGTGATTGAAGTCCATTGAGAAGGATTTTTAGGGTTAGGGTTAGGGTTTTAGGGAATGAAATGAGTTATTGTTGTTGGGAGATGGTGGTGAATGTGAAGTTGTGAAGTCTGTCTCTCACTGTCACTGACGATGCTACTCTGAGAGCATTATGAGGAACATACATGTACTTTCATGTGACGTGGTGACGTTAGTGTGATCTTATTTCAATGTTGAAAGGAGTTAATTTTAACATATTTCAGTAGTTTTAAGTAAAACACCCAAAGCTAAAAATAGTCTCAAAACAACTTAAGATTCGATGGAGGAGTATGGATTCCATTCCATTTAATTATTTATCTATCATATTTTCTTCTTCTTTAAGTTAAGTGGAATGAACAACTTATCTTATTTTTATTCTAAAATTTTTAAATAATAGAATGAGATATTAGTTCCTTCCGCTCTATTTCGCTCGGTGTCACTCCGCTTCACTTCCTTCCTATTATGATATCCAAACATAGTCTAAATGAATCGACTTTGATGGGATTCAGATTTTTTAgatttgattttaaaaaattagaGAATTTTTTAATGCATATATGTATTGCTAAGGTGTTTCGTAAAAATACgaaaatatttttaattttttgagATGTATTTCCGGATGTACCTTGGATAAATAGAATTTTGAATTCAAAGCTAAAAAAACTACATATATGCATCTTCGTAATTATTTCGGAAATACATCTTCAGACGATATTGGTACTTAAATCGTGTCAAAATCTTTCTCCTTcctcatttaaaaaaaaataatatatatatatatatatatatatatatatatatatatatatatatatatatatatatatatatatatcatctTCTCAAACTCTCTCAAAGGTTCTTTCATCAACCAAGTCcaaattcaaacaatcaagcTCAAAGATTCTTAAATCAACATCAATTACATCAGAGACATCATTCAACACTAAAGTAAATTCTAAATTTGTAAGTTTTTtatgttttgattttttttttgagtttGAGTATAAATTGATGATTTATGTATGAAATGAGTATAAACGGCATAAATGATAGTTTATACATACCGTACAATATGTTTGTTGGTTAAGAATAAAGATCAAACCATTATTTGTGGGTTTTGGTGGCCTGCATTACCGCCATTGATGGACCTAAAAAGTTGCAAAAAAActccagagatgcatctctggaattTTTCAATGTTTGGATTGCACAATAATCAGATATGTATCTCCGAAAATATCAGTCTTTTTTTACTTTTCTTGCTTGTATGGTTGCTTGTATCAATTGTATGGTTTACATACAAGCATTGTGGCTGATAGAGACGATCGATTGAGATACGAGAGGATTGCACAACATGCATTAGTCTGAAGGGATGTCTAGAGGGAGAGTAATCATGTTTCAGAGGCTCATGTTCACTCTAACTCGGCTTATGCATATGCATCAACTTCTATAGCTCATGCTTCTTCATATCTTTATTCCGCATGAGATGTGTGTCACCTACTGACACTTCACTACCTTCATCCACCCGTCGGCGACAGGTTTCACCTATTCGAGTGCTAGAGGTACCTGAGTCACCGGTGGTACCTGAGACACCAATGTCACCCCAAGTACATGAGGGACATCATGTTGATGAGCCAGTGTCACCTCTAACTGTTTAGACTGCT encodes:
- the LOC127126615 gene encoding protein RRP6-like 2 yields the protein MDFNHHLLDLSTSTQSIPSSDDFRFHYNFPEFRHLIEEIARKSQSMLNQIGSSENIWGIGSSFPADIDDAYEWIVNANDDVLELVDEIVDEFHRVLKEQDMEEGEDGFFKFKKGKKGVFGYLGHEANGKKPKVSFHVHTLRKPQYHYNLVVDNSNQPFEHVWLEKSEDGQRFIHPLEKLSVFDFVDKGDIESLVPVMPPPLECTPFKLVEDVKGLKELAAKLSSVDEFAVDLEHNQYRSFQGLTCLMQISTRTEDFIVDTLKLRDHVGTHLREFFKDPTKKKVLHGADRDIVWLQRDFGIYVCNMFDTGQASRVLKLERYSLQHLLQHYCGVTANKEYQNADWRARPLPDVMIKYGREDTHYLLYIYDVMRIKLFELSMESEGSDDPLLEVYERSYNVCMQLYEKELLTESSYLNLKGLRGAGFNGQQLAVVSGLFEWRDVLARSEDESTGFILPNKVILEIAKQMPVTTSNLRRLVAERSRLPYVERNHDIIINIVRHSMQKAAAFEEAALRLKEEHAAFEEAALRLKEEKAANENGANVQVPKMPTGACDATPPLGHSAPEGNGFPDKKGKKEIKVEQIVESETSDLKKPLSATVSTSNLDANIILDLDSDSDDMMQE